The Kogia breviceps isolate mKogBre1 chromosome 4, mKogBre1 haplotype 1, whole genome shotgun sequence genome window below encodes:
- the EBI3 gene encoding interleukin-27 subunit beta isoform X2, whose amino-acid sequence MAPRLVLVLTLTLWLGCSLCCWREAAPTQPRVRCQASRYPIAVDCSWTLPPTPTSSRPTSFIATYRLGVAAHGESRPCLQRTPHATSCIIPDIQMFSMVPYVLNITAVHPRGVSSSFVPFVPEHVIKPDPPEGVRLSPLPGQRLRVQWEPPRSWPFPEIFSLKYRIRYKRHGAARFRQVGPIEGTSFTLKAVRPQAKYCIQVAALDLTDYGESSAWSLPAVASVTLGK is encoded by the exons ATGGCCCCAAGACTTGTCCTggtcctcaccctcaccctctggTTGGGTTGCTCACTTTGCTGCTGGAGAGAAG CAGCTCCCACCCAGCCCAGGGTGCGGTGCCAGGCCTCTAGGTACCCGATCGCAGTGGATTGCTCCTGGACCCTGCCTCCCACTCCAACCTCCTCCAGGCCCACGTCCTTCATTGCCACGTACAG GCTTGGCGTGGCAGCCCATGGGGAGAGCCGGCCCTGCCTCCAGCGGACACCACACGCCACCAGCTGCATCATCCCTGACATCCAGATGTTCTCCATGGTGCCCTATGTGCTCAACATCACGGCTGTCCACCCCCGAGGCGTCAGCAGCAGCTTCGTGCCGTTTGTCCCGGAGCACGTCA TCAAACCGGACCCTCCAGAAGGTGTGCGCCTGAGCCCCCTCCCTGGGCAGCGGCTCCGGGTGCAATGGGAACCCCCCCGCTCCTGGCCCTTCCCAGAGATCTTCTCACTCAAGTACCGGATCCGCTACAAGCGTCATGGAGCTGCCCGCTTCCGCCAG GTGGGACCAATTGAAGGCACATCCTTCACCCTCAAGGCTGTGAGGCCCCAAGCCAAGTACTGCATCCAGGTTGCTGCTCTGGACCTCACTGACTACGGGGAATCGAGCGCCTGGAGTCTCCCCGCCGTTGCCTccgtgaccctgggcaagtag
- the ANKRD24 gene encoding ankyrin repeat domain-containing protein 24 isoform X9, translating to MTRTFRAASSSGRTALMLACEGASPETVEVLLQGGAQPGITDALGQDAAHYGALAGDKLILHLLQEAAQRPSPPSEDDSGEASSQNSVSSHEKQGAPKKRKAPQPPANIPMPDDQDAYEEIVRLRQERGRLLQKIRGLEQHQERRKQELPEAEASSLHSLERQVQELQQLLAEKQEEKESLGREVESLQSRLSLLENERENTSYDVATLQDEEGELPDFPGAEALLSKHLSPSAQELLASLQEQVATLTRQNQELMEKVQILEHFEKDEMEADSLAEVIPLALYDSLRAEFDQLRRQHAKALQALEQQEAQEAPGEEEAAPREGKVPGAKTTRNGPVETELNGTAAPETRINGAESTDEEAAGVETTEARALEAASTVAEATETRPTDAETTETEGAGVEHLETKPTGAEVAEAKTLEEGGNAETEATEAESTNMKTEEPEWKASGTGAVQEELTGTGTMKTEAMGVEATTPRVTAGPAPHPSAAELEAAHGKREPAEAEGGGAGGVSSGDTGQLRAALEQAREDLRDRDCRLRELEVASARLDEAQAGRLLAEEEARGLRAELAQREELRLELSRELQALREQLATATAAGEQQRATAVKLGQARDAAEAQAAELAAACEEARRGLAELREASEVLRQSVVPASEHHRLQEEALELRGRAASLEQEVVATGKEAARLRAELERERVGSVARLEHERIVGALQDDAAQLREQLEELGRRHEKTSAEVFQVQREALFMKSERHAAEAQLATAEQQLRGLRTEAERARQAQSRAQEALESAKEKDKKITELSKEVFSLKEALKDQPGAPGSSEVEALRGQVKALREQLEEAARDHSAVVALYRSHLLYAIQGQMDVDVQRILSQILQMQRLQAQGR from the exons aggATGACTCAGGCGAGGCATCATCTCAG AACTCTGTGTCCAGCCATGAAAAACAAGGGGCCCCCAAGAAGCGGAAGGCACCTCAGCCCCCTGCCAATATCCCGATGCCG GATGATCAAGATGCCTATGAGGAGATCGTGCGGCTGCGACAGGAGAGGGGCCGCCTGCTGCAGAAGATCCGGGGCCTGGAGCAGCACCAGGAACGGAGGAAGCAGGAG CTGCCAGAGGCAGAGGCCAGCTCCCTCCACAGCCTGGAGAGACAG GTGCAAGAACTACAGCAGCTGCTGgcagagaagcaggaggagaaggagagtcTAGGACGGGAAGTGGAAAGTTTGCAGAGCAGGCTGTCCCTGCTGGAG AATGAGAGGGAGAACACCAGCTATGACGTGGCCACCCTGCAGGACGAGGAGGGTGAGCTGCCTGACTTCCCAG GGGCTGAGGCACTGCTCTCCAAGCACCTAAGCCCATCGGCCCAGGAGCTCTTGGCCTCGCTGCAGGAGCAGGTGGCCACGCTCACCAGACAGAACCAGGAACTGATGGAGAAGGTCCAG atCCTGGAGCACTTCGAGAAGGACGAGATGGAGGCTGACAGTCTGGCCGAGGTCATCCCTCTGGCGCTGTACGACTCTCTCCGGGCTGAGTTTGACCAGCTCCGCAGGCAGCATGCCAAGGCCCTGCAGGCGCTGGAGCAGCAGGAAGCACAGGAGGCCCCTGGAGAAGAGGAGGCAGCCCCTAGGGAGGGCAAAGTCCCGGGAGCCAAGACCACCAGAAACGGACCAGTAGAAACAGAGCTTAACGGCACTGCAGCTCCGGAAACCAGAATTAATGGAGCCGAGAGCACAGATGAGGAGGCTGCGGGAGTAGAAACCACGGAAGCCAGAGCTTTGGAAGCAGCATCCACGGTGGCAGAGGCCACGGAAACAAGACCCACGGACGCTGAGACCACGGAAACAGAGGGTGCGGGCGTCGAGCACTTGGAAACAAAGCCCACAGGGGCTGAGGTCGCAGAAGCGAAAACTCTAGAAGAAGGAGGAAACGCAGAAACAGAGGCCACGGAAGCAGAGTCCACAAATATGAAAACAGAGGAACCAGAATGGAAGGCCAGTGGAACAGGTGCTGTGCAGGAAGAGCTCACAGGCACAGGGACCATGAAAACGGAGGCCATGGGAGTGGAGGCCACGACCCCGAGGGTCACCGCAGGCCCCGCCCCGCACCCCAGTGCTGCCGAGCTGGAGGCGGCCCACGGCAAGCGTGAGCCCGCGGAGGCCGAGGGTGGTGGCGCTGGCGGGGTCAGCAGCGGTGACACGGGCCAGCTGCGGGCCGCCCTGGAGCAGGCCCGGGAGGACCTCCGAGACCGGGACTGCCGCCTCCGGGAGCTGGAAGTGGCCTCGGCCCGGCTGGACGAGGCCCAGGCTGGCCGGCTGTTGGCCGAGGAGGAGGCTCGGGGCCTGCGGGCAGAGCTGGCCCAGCGGGAGGAGTTGCGGCTGGAGCTGAGCCGGGAGCTGCAGGCCCTGCGGGAGCAGCTGGCTACGGCCACAGCCGCCGGGGAGCAGCAGCGGGCCACGGCCGTCAAGCTGGGCCAGGCGCGGGACGCGGCCGAGGCGCAGGCCGCTGAGCTGGCCGCGGCCTGCGAGGAGGCTCGGCGGGGCCTGGCGGAATTGCGTGAGGCCTCCGAGGTGCTCCGCCAGTCGGTGGTGCCGGCCTCGGAGCACCACCGGCTGCAGGAGGAGGCTCTGGAGTTGCGGGGCCGGGCGGCCAGCCTGGAGCAGGAGGTGGTGGCCACGGGCAAGGAGGCCGCCCGTCTGCGGGCAGAGCTGGAGCGCGAGCGCGTGGGCAGCGTGGCCCGCCTGGAGCACGAGCGCATCGTGGGCGCCCTGCAGGACGACGCGGCCCAGCTCCGGGAGCAGCTGGAGGAGCTGGGGCGACGCCACGAGAAGACCAGCGCCGAGGTCTTCCAG GTGCAGCGGGAGGCGCTATTCATGAAGAGTGAACGGCATGCAGCCGAGGCCCAGCTGGCCACCGCAGAGCAGCAGCTGCGGGGGCTACGTACCGAGGCCGAGCGGGCACGCCAGGCCCAGAGCCGTGCCCAGGAGGCCCTGGAGAGCGCCAAGGAGAAGGACAAGAAG ATCACAGAGCTCTCCAAGGAAGTCTTCAGCCTTAAGGAGGCACTGAAGGACCAGCCGGGAGCCCCAGGCTCCTCGGAGGTGGAGGCCCTTCGCGGCCAGGTGAAGGCTCTAAGGGAGCAGCTGGAG GAAGCTGCCAGGGACCACAGTGCAGTGGTGGCCTTGTACAGGAGCCACCTCCTCTATGCCATCCAG ggtCAGATGGATGTAGACGTACAGCGGATTCTGAGTCAGATCCTGCAGATGCAAAGACTCCAGGCCCAGGGCCGCTGA
- the EBI3 gene encoding interleukin-27 subunit beta isoform X1 — protein MYSFIPQNFIRLLMCAQHWLAVRWGPSHCRALTVPGESEAHAFPLSPGPPAAPTQPRVRCQASRYPIAVDCSWTLPPTPTSSRPTSFIATYRLGVAAHGESRPCLQRTPHATSCIIPDIQMFSMVPYVLNITAVHPRGVSSSFVPFVPEHVIKPDPPEGVRLSPLPGQRLRVQWEPPRSWPFPEIFSLKYRIRYKRHGAARFRQVGPIEGTSFTLKAVRPQAKYCIQVAALDLTDYGESSAWSLPAVASVTLGK, from the exons ATGtactcattcattccacaaaactTTATTAGGCTCCTAATGTGTGCCCAGCACTGGCTGGCAGTGAGGTGGGGGCCAAGCCACTGCAGGGCTTTGACAGTCCCGGGTGAATCAGAAGCTCacgctttccctctctctccgGGCCCCCCAGCAGCTCCCACCCAGCCCAGGGTGCGGTGCCAGGCCTCTAGGTACCCGATCGCAGTGGATTGCTCCTGGACCCTGCCTCCCACTCCAACCTCCTCCAGGCCCACGTCCTTCATTGCCACGTACAG GCTTGGCGTGGCAGCCCATGGGGAGAGCCGGCCCTGCCTCCAGCGGACACCACACGCCACCAGCTGCATCATCCCTGACATCCAGATGTTCTCCATGGTGCCCTATGTGCTCAACATCACGGCTGTCCACCCCCGAGGCGTCAGCAGCAGCTTCGTGCCGTTTGTCCCGGAGCACGTCA TCAAACCGGACCCTCCAGAAGGTGTGCGCCTGAGCCCCCTCCCTGGGCAGCGGCTCCGGGTGCAATGGGAACCCCCCCGCTCCTGGCCCTTCCCAGAGATCTTCTCACTCAAGTACCGGATCCGCTACAAGCGTCATGGAGCTGCCCGCTTCCGCCAG GTGGGACCAATTGAAGGCACATCCTTCACCCTCAAGGCTGTGAGGCCCCAAGCCAAGTACTGCATCCAGGTTGCTGCTCTGGACCTCACTGACTACGGGGAATCGAGCGCCTGGAGTCTCCCCGCCGTTGCCTccgtgaccctgggcaagtag
- the EBI3 gene encoding interleukin-27 subunit beta isoform X3 — MAPRLVLVLTLTLWLGCSLCCWREAPTQPRVRCQASRYPIAVDCSWTLPPTPTSSRPTSFIATYRLGVAAHGESRPCLQRTPHATSCIIPDIQMFSMVPYVLNITAVHPRGVSSSFVPFVPEHVIKPDPPEGVRLSPLPGQRLRVQWEPPRSWPFPEIFSLKYRIRYKRHGAARFRQVGPIEGTSFTLKAVRPQAKYCIQVAALDLTDYGESSAWSLPAVASVTLGK, encoded by the exons ATGGCCCCAAGACTTGTCCTggtcctcaccctcaccctctggTTGGGTTGCTCACTTTGCTGCTGGAGAGAAG CTCCCACCCAGCCCAGGGTGCGGTGCCAGGCCTCTAGGTACCCGATCGCAGTGGATTGCTCCTGGACCCTGCCTCCCACTCCAACCTCCTCCAGGCCCACGTCCTTCATTGCCACGTACAG GCTTGGCGTGGCAGCCCATGGGGAGAGCCGGCCCTGCCTCCAGCGGACACCACACGCCACCAGCTGCATCATCCCTGACATCCAGATGTTCTCCATGGTGCCCTATGTGCTCAACATCACGGCTGTCCACCCCCGAGGCGTCAGCAGCAGCTTCGTGCCGTTTGTCCCGGAGCACGTCA TCAAACCGGACCCTCCAGAAGGTGTGCGCCTGAGCCCCCTCCCTGGGCAGCGGCTCCGGGTGCAATGGGAACCCCCCCGCTCCTGGCCCTTCCCAGAGATCTTCTCACTCAAGTACCGGATCCGCTACAAGCGTCATGGAGCTGCCCGCTTCCGCCAG GTGGGACCAATTGAAGGCACATCCTTCACCCTCAAGGCTGTGAGGCCCCAAGCCAAGTACTGCATCCAGGTTGCTGCTCTGGACCTCACTGACTACGGGGAATCGAGCGCCTGGAGTCTCCCCGCCGTTGCCTccgtgaccctgggcaagtag